Proteins encoded together in one Lathyrus oleraceus cultivar Zhongwan6 chromosome 5, CAAS_Psat_ZW6_1.0, whole genome shotgun sequence window:
- the LOC127083431 gene encoding zinc finger protein GIS2 has product MMEEKKTTKLMVDSGFSSVIVAADQEVEEIIKTTENRESVDLEASSGQIGDNVVLRKLLRGPRYFDPPDSSWGACYNCGEEGHAAVNCTEAKRMKPCYVCGGLGHVAKQCTKTNCYICKKGGHRAKDCPEKHMSARVPKSLTVCLKCGNSGHDMFSCRNDYSPDDLKEIQCYLCKTFGHLCCVNTADAILGEISCYKCGQMGHTGLINKSVPISKTSSSTTY; this is encoded by the exons ATGATGGAAGAGAAGAAAACGACGAAGCTAATGGTGGACTCTGGGTTTTCAAGT GTTATTGTAGCTGCAGATCAAGAGGTGGAAGAGATAATCAAAACTACAGAGAACCGTGAGTCCGTGGATCTGGAAGCAAGTTCGGGTCAGATAGGCGACAATGTGGTTCTGCGAAAGCTGCTT CGGGGTCCAAGATATTTTGACCCTCCAGATAGTAGTTGGGGAGCATGCTATAATTGTGGCGAGGAAGGTCATGCTGCTGTAAACTGTACAGAAGCGAAGCGGATGAAACCGTGCTATGTATGTGGTGGTTTGGGACACGTTGCAAAGCAATGTACTAAG ACGAATTGCTATATCTGTAAGAAAGGTGGCCACCGTGCCAAAGATTGTCCAGAGAAGCACATGTCGGCACGTGTTCCTAAAAGCTTAACGGTGTGCTTGAAGTGTGGGAATTCTGGGCATGATATGTTTTCATGCAGGAATGATTATTCACCGGATGATCTCAAg GAGATTCAATGTTATCTCTGCAAGACATTTGGCCATTTGTGCTGTGTCAATACTGCTGATGCAATACTGGGAGAAATTTCTTGTTACAAATGTGGTCAGATGGGTCATACTGGTTTG atCAATAAAAGTGTTCCGATCTCAAAGACAAGCTCGAGTACCACGTACTAA